From the genome of Virgibacillus siamensis, one region includes:
- the spoIIAB gene encoding anti-sigma F factor: MNNEMCVEFSSVSENESFARVTVGSFIAQLDPTMDELTEIKTVVSEAVTNAIIHGYNNRPGNQVSIRCALNDDEVELTIKDNGIGIGDLDEARQPLYTSKPELERSGMGFTIIENFMDSVEVISSPGDGTTVHMTKQLTKSKTVCK; the protein is encoded by the coding sequence ATGAATAATGAAATGTGTGTAGAATTTTCCAGTGTAAGTGAGAACGAGTCCTTTGCCAGGGTGACAGTCGGTTCATTTATTGCACAGCTTGATCCCACAATGGATGAATTGACTGAGATAAAAACAGTCGTATCAGAAGCGGTAACAAACGCAATAATCCATGGTTATAATAATAGGCCCGGCAATCAGGTTTCTATTCGATGCGCCTTGAACGATGACGAAGTGGAACTGACAATTAAGGATAATGGTATTGGTATTGGAGACTTGGATGAAGCCAGACAGCCGCTGTATACATCGAAACCCGAGCTGGAACGTTCCGGAATGGGTTTTACGATCATTGAAAATTTCATGGATTCTGTTGAAGTTATTTCCAGCCCTGGTGACGGAACTACCGTGCATATGACAAAACAATTAACAAAAAGCAAGACGGTTTGCAAATAG
- the spoIIAA gene encoding anti-sigma F factor antagonist: MVLSTAFEVKEDVLIVRISGELDHHEAEALRNEWKEMIYQNAIKHVILNLEAVSFMDSSGLGVVLGRYKEVLQLGGEMVVCSVSPPVKRLFEMSGIFKIIRLEENEENALFTLGVAS; encoded by the coding sequence ATGGTTCTGTCTACTGCGTTTGAAGTGAAAGAAGACGTATTAATCGTTCGAATCTCAGGGGAACTGGACCATCATGAAGCAGAAGCATTGCGGAATGAATGGAAGGAAATGATTTACCAGAATGCTATAAAGCATGTGATTTTAAATCTTGAAGCTGTATCATTTATGGACAGCTCCGGACTGGGGGTTGTTCTGGGAAGGTATAAGGAGGTTCTGCAGCTTGGCGGGGAAATGGTCGTATGTTCAGTTTCGCCGCCAGTAAAACGTTTATTCGAAATGTCGGGTATTTTTAAAATTATTCGTTTAGAGGAGAACGAAGAAAACGCGTTATTTACGTTAGGGGTGGCTTCATGA
- a CDS encoding D-alanyl-D-alanine carboxypeptidase family protein, with protein MKKFVIMTSIVCFYMAVASGIVYGKEGDSGEKSGENINLAPDVKSAILIERDTGKVLYKKNPNKKLPPASMTKIMSLLLIMDALDKGKIEKDDMIRVSERAASMGGSQIFLEEGEEMSVNDLLKGIAIASGNDATVALAERLAGSEEAFVKKMNEKVKALGLENTHFGNSTGLPAENHYSTVHDMSVMAKELLKYESITDYTSVYEDYLRKGQENEFWLVNTNKLVKSYPGVDGLKTGYTNEAKYCLTATAEKNDMRVIAVVMGADSTKKRNGTVSQMLDYAFNHFETKNLFKKGDKVTTLDLLKSEKQHIDVVASESISTIHRKGESTEDITAKSMLSEDIQLPLKKGDKVGEIVIKKSGKTVSKSPLVINQDVESASYFTLLKRTLQNLAKSG; from the coding sequence ATGAAAAAATTTGTAATAATGACCAGTATCGTTTGTTTTTATATGGCGGTTGCATCCGGTATTGTTTACGGCAAGGAGGGGGATTCCGGCGAAAAGTCCGGTGAGAATATTAATCTTGCGCCGGATGTTAAATCAGCTATTCTAATTGAGCGGGATACCGGTAAAGTACTTTACAAGAAAAATCCCAACAAGAAATTGCCACCCGCAAGTATGACAAAAATTATGTCTCTGCTTCTGATTATGGATGCACTCGACAAAGGAAAAATCGAGAAAGATGATATGATACGTGTCAGTGAGCGGGCTGCATCGATGGGAGGTTCACAAATATTTCTGGAGGAAGGCGAAGAAATGAGTGTTAATGATTTATTGAAAGGAATCGCCATTGCCTCTGGTAATGATGCTACGGTAGCACTTGCCGAACGGCTTGCCGGAAGCGAAGAAGCTTTTGTTAAGAAAATGAACGAAAAAGTAAAGGCACTTGGGCTGGAGAACACTCATTTCGGAAATTCAACCGGCTTGCCTGCTGAGAACCATTACAGCACCGTTCATGATATGTCAGTCATGGCAAAAGAGTTATTAAAATACGAATCTATAACCGATTATACTTCTGTATATGAAGACTATTTACGAAAGGGTCAGGAGAACGAGTTCTGGCTGGTCAATACAAATAAATTAGTTAAGTCATATCCGGGGGTGGATGGATTAAAAACCGGGTATACCAATGAGGCTAAATATTGTCTTACTGCTACAGCAGAGAAAAATGACATGCGTGTAATAGCGGTTGTAATGGGGGCCGATTCGACGAAAAAGCGCAATGGAACAGTATCCCAGATGCTTGATTATGCATTTAACCATTTTGAAACAAAAAACTTATTTAAAAAAGGTGACAAAGTAACAACATTGGATTTATTGAAGTCAGAAAAGCAGCATATCGATGTTGTCGCTTCAGAGTCAATCAGCACCATTCATCGAAAAGGTGAATCAACCGAAGATATTACTGCAAAATCTATGTTGTCGGAAGATATCCAATTACCGCTTAAAAAAGGCGACAAAGTGGGGGAAATTGTGATCAAAAAATCCGGAAAAACAGTTTCCAAATCACCGCTCGTCATTAATCAGGATGTTGAGTCAGCAAGTTATTTCACCTTACTGAAAAGGACACTGCAAAACTTGGCGAAAAGCGGTTGA
- a CDS encoding pyrimidine-nucleoside phosphorylase, which translates to MRMYDIIEKKRNGKELTNEEIRYFIDGYTNGEIPDYQVSSLLMTIYFQDMNERERAELTSAMVDSGDKIDLSGITGIKVDKHSTGGVGDTTTLVLAPLVASLGVPVAKMSGRGLGHTGGTIDKLESIPGFHVEITSEEFIQLVNKNKVAVVGQSGNLTPADKKLYSLRDVTATVNSIPLIASSIMSKKIASGADSIVLDVKTGSGAFMQKLDDAKELAEAMVSIGNQVGRNTMAVISDMSQPLGNAVGNALEIKEAIDTLKGNGPDDLTELCLVLGSQMTVLAGKAETTEEARKLLQENIRNGKAFSQFKTFIESQGGDTTVADQPEMLPQADYKIALPAKKTGTIAEITANDVGTAAMMLGAGRATKESVIDLAAGIVLHKKIGDNVTEGEPLLTIHTNSTDIEDVKEKLYKSITISDTPVESPTLIYGTVTE; encoded by the coding sequence ATGAGAATGTATGACATAATTGAAAAAAAACGTAATGGCAAAGAACTTACCAATGAGGAAATCCGTTATTTTATTGATGGATATACAAACGGCGAGATACCGGATTATCAGGTGAGTTCACTTCTGATGACTATTTATTTTCAGGATATGAATGAGAGAGAACGTGCGGAATTGACAAGTGCAATGGTTGACTCAGGCGACAAAATAGATTTATCAGGAATTACCGGTATCAAAGTCGATAAACATTCAACCGGCGGGGTCGGTGACACTACAACACTTGTACTTGCTCCGTTGGTGGCTTCACTTGGGGTTCCGGTTGCAAAAATGAGCGGCAGAGGTCTGGGACACACTGGCGGAACCATCGATAAGCTGGAATCCATACCGGGATTTCATGTTGAAATTACCAGTGAAGAATTTATCCAGCTTGTCAATAAAAACAAGGTAGCAGTGGTTGGACAATCCGGGAACCTTACACCGGCAGATAAAAAACTGTACAGCTTAAGGGATGTAACTGCAACTGTTAATTCAATCCCATTAATTGCAAGCTCCATTATGAGCAAAAAAATAGCATCTGGTGCCGATAGTATTGTACTTGATGTTAAAACTGGATCCGGGGCTTTTATGCAAAAACTGGATGATGCCAAAGAACTCGCTGAAGCTATGGTATCCATTGGAAACCAGGTAGGAAGAAATACGATGGCGGTCATTTCGGATATGAGCCAGCCTCTTGGCAATGCAGTTGGCAATGCATTGGAAATAAAAGAGGCAATTGATACATTAAAAGGTAACGGTCCAGATGATTTAACCGAATTATGCCTCGTATTAGGCAGTCAGATGACAGTGCTTGCCGGGAAAGCGGAGACGACGGAGGAAGCACGCAAACTTCTCCAGGAAAATATACGCAACGGAAAGGCATTCAGTCAATTTAAAACATTTATTGAATCCCAGGGTGGGGATACCACTGTGGCGGATCAACCGGAAATGCTTCCCCAGGCAGATTATAAGATTGCATTGCCTGCAAAGAAAACCGGTACGATAGCTGAAATTACTGCAAATGATGTTGGAACCGCAGCAATGATGCTTGGAGCGGGAAGAGCAACCAAAGAATCGGTCATTGATTTGGCTGCAGGCATAGTGCTTCATAAGAAAATCGGAGACAATGTTACAGAGGGCGAACCGCTTTTAACGATTCATACAAATAGCACTGACATTGAGGACGTTAAAGAGAAGCTTTATAAAAGTATCACAATTTCTGATACACCAGTCGAATCGCCTACCCTTATTTATGGAACTGTAACAGAATAA
- a CDS encoding purine-nucleoside phosphorylase encodes MDQKSIKEAAAFLNKNLTEKPEIGLILGSGLGVLADEIDNPVSFLYKQIPHFPESTVSGHKGQLVAGILEGRQVIAMQGRFHYYEGYTMQQVTFPVRVMKELGIDSLVVTNAAGGINKSFHAGDLMLIDDHINNMGNNPLIGPNQEEMGDRFPDMSAAYDSVYLAHADQCAEKIGLTVRHGVYVANTGPAYETPAEIRMLRTFGGDAVGMSTVPEVIAAAHSGLRVLGISCISNMAAGILDQPLTHNEVIETTDKVKENFLRFVKEIIRTLPIKERG; translated from the coding sequence ATGGATCAAAAAAGTATTAAAGAAGCAGCAGCGTTTCTGAATAAAAATTTGACTGAAAAACCGGAGATAGGATTAATATTGGGCTCTGGACTGGGAGTACTTGCTGATGAAATAGACAACCCCGTATCTTTCCTGTATAAACAGATTCCGCATTTTCCGGAGTCAACTGTTTCCGGGCATAAGGGCCAGTTGGTTGCCGGCATACTGGAAGGGCGACAAGTAATCGCCATGCAGGGAAGGTTTCACTACTATGAAGGATATACAATGCAGCAGGTGACTTTTCCGGTGCGGGTTATGAAGGAATTGGGAATTGACTCCCTTGTTGTAACGAATGCAGCAGGAGGAATAAATAAATCGTTTCATGCGGGTGACTTAATGCTGATTGACGATCATATCAATAACATGGGGAATAATCCATTGATTGGACCGAATCAGGAGGAAATGGGCGACAGATTTCCGGACATGTCCGCAGCCTATGATTCCGTTTATCTTGCCCACGCAGATCAATGTGCTGAGAAAATTGGTCTGACAGTAAGGCATGGTGTATATGTCGCGAATACCGGACCCGCTTACGAAACACCAGCAGAAATTCGAATGCTGCGCACATTTGGCGGTGATGCAGTTGGTATGTCAACAGTGCCGGAAGTAATTGCTGCTGCACATTCCGGTTTGCGTGTACTGGGTATTTCGTGCATTTCAAATATGGCGGCAGGTATTCTTGATCAGCCTCTGACCCATAATGAAGTGATTGAAACAACGGATAAGGTTAAAGAAAACTTTTTGCGGTTTGTCAAAGAAATAATCCGGACATTGCCAATTAAAGAGCGAGGGTGA
- the deoB gene encoding phosphopentomutase, which yields MQDFKRVFLIVMDSVGIGEAPDAEKFDDKGADTLGHIADRMNGLDMPHMARLGLSNIREIEGIAKQDNPQAHFTKMQEASNGKDTMTGHWEIMGLNIQQPFRTFPNGFPDELITELEEKTGRGVIGNKPASGTVILDELGKEHMETGALIVYTSADSVLQIAAHEDIIPLEEQYKICEIARELTLDEKYMVGRVIARPFTGKPGAFQRTANRHDYALKPFGHTVMNELKDTDHDVIALGKISDIYDGEGVTSAIRTADNEDGMTKLVESMEKDFFGLSFLNLVDFDAKYGHRRDPEGYGKALEAFDARLPEVLNRLHDDDLLIITADHGNDPIHHGTDHTREYVPLLVFHNGIREGKELPIRKTFADIGATISDNFNISMPEHGKSFLNEIK from the coding sequence ATGCAGGATTTCAAACGAGTATTTTTAATTGTAATGGATTCAGTGGGAATCGGTGAAGCCCCGGATGCGGAAAAATTTGATGATAAGGGAGCAGACACGCTTGGCCATATTGCCGATCGGATGAATGGATTGGATATGCCACATATGGCAAGGCTGGGTCTGAGCAATATCCGGGAAATAGAGGGAATTGCAAAACAGGACAATCCGCAGGCACATTTTACAAAAATGCAAGAGGCATCCAATGGGAAAGATACGATGACTGGCCACTGGGAGATTATGGGTCTGAACATCCAACAGCCTTTCCGCACTTTCCCAAATGGATTCCCGGATGAATTGATTACTGAACTGGAAGAAAAAACAGGCCGTGGTGTTATTGGGAATAAACCGGCTTCCGGTACGGTTATATTGGATGAGCTCGGTAAAGAACATATGGAAACGGGAGCTTTAATTGTTTATACTTCAGCAGATTCGGTACTGCAGATTGCAGCCCATGAAGACATTATTCCGCTGGAAGAGCAGTATAAAATATGCGAAATTGCCCGTGAACTGACACTGGATGAAAAGTATATGGTCGGCCGGGTGATTGCCAGACCTTTCACAGGTAAACCAGGGGCATTTCAGCGGACTGCAAACAGACATGATTACGCTTTAAAACCATTTGGACATACAGTTATGAATGAATTGAAGGACACTGATCATGATGTGATTGCTTTAGGAAAGATATCGGATATTTATGACGGTGAAGGTGTTACGTCTGCAATTCGGACCGCCGATAACGAGGATGGCATGACAAAGCTGGTTGAATCGATGGAAAAGGATTTCTTCGGACTCAGTTTTTTAAACCTGGTTGATTTTGATGCCAAATATGGTCACCGCAGGGATCCGGAAGGTTATGGGAAAGCATTGGAAGCATTTGATGCGCGCTTGCCGGAAGTGTTAAACAGATTGCATGACGATGATTTACTCATCATTACCGCTGATCACGGAAACGATCCAATCCATCACGGTACAGACCATACCCGTGAATATGTTCCATTGCTTGTTTTTCATAATGGAATCCGTGAAGGAAAAGAATTACCAATCCGCAAAACATTTGCGGATATCGGAGCAACCATCTCCGACAATTTCAATATATCCATGCCTGAGCACGGGAAAAGTTTTTTAAACGAAATTAAATAG
- the xerD gene encoding site-specific tyrosine recombinase XerD: protein MLKSGIEDFIHYIQVERGLSDNTLKSYRRDLGQYMSFVDQKIHKKNWADVERQDIVRFLYDLKDHGKSSATIARIISSIRSFHQFLMREQMVNQDPSIHIETPKRERKLPDILSAQDVETLLTLQADSPLRIRNKAMLEVMYATGLRVSELISLKVSDLHLTMGFVRCYGKGSKERIVPLGDVAKEAVEKYLQDARGQLTRRKQDRNALFVNQHGRPLSRQGFWKILKAAARESGIKKEITPHTLRHSFATHLLENGADLRSVQEMLGHSDISTTQIYTHVNRTRLKDIYQSYHPRA, encoded by the coding sequence ATGCTAAAATCCGGTATTGAGGATTTTATACATTATATACAGGTAGAACGGGGCTTATCGGACAATACATTAAAATCCTACCGGCGGGATTTGGGACAATACATGTCGTTTGTTGATCAAAAAATACATAAAAAAAATTGGGCTGATGTGGAACGTCAGGATATTGTCAGATTTTTATATGACCTTAAGGACCATGGGAAATCATCCGCAACAATTGCAAGAATCATTTCATCGATCCGCTCCTTTCATCAATTTCTGATGAGGGAACAGATGGTGAACCAGGATCCCAGTATTCATATTGAGACCCCCAAAAGAGAAAGAAAATTGCCCGACATTTTATCTGCACAGGATGTTGAAACCTTATTGACATTACAGGCGGATTCTCCGTTACGTATCCGCAATAAGGCAATGCTGGAGGTAATGTATGCAACAGGATTGCGTGTGTCGGAATTAATCAGTTTAAAGGTTAGTGATCTTCACCTGACTATGGGTTTTGTCAGGTGTTACGGTAAAGGTTCAAAAGAAAGAATTGTTCCATTGGGGGATGTCGCTAAAGAAGCAGTGGAAAAATACCTGCAGGATGCTCGAGGACAGCTTACCAGACGAAAACAGGACCGGAACGCATTGTTTGTTAATCAGCACGGAAGACCATTGTCAAGGCAGGGGTTTTGGAAGATACTGAAAGCGGCAGCCAGGGAATCAGGAATCAAAAAAGAAATAACGCCGCACACATTGCGCCACTCTTTCGCAACACACTTGCTGGAGAATGGGGCGGATTTGCGGTCCGTTCAGGAAATGCTTGGACATTCGGACATTTCCACAACGCAAATTTATACGCATGTTAACAGGACACGTCTGAAGGATATTTACCAATCATACCATCCAAGGGCATAA
- a CDS encoding DUF4227 family protein, with product MIWDTLKVFVIFAACTCLFYIGLQVMHAEYEKNHRYDPPEGPSVKVFEQGDDIIDRLNIFFQLGE from the coding sequence ATGATATGGGATACATTGAAGGTGTTTGTGATTTTCGCTGCCTGTACGTGCTTATTTTATATAGGATTGCAGGTAATGCATGCTGAATATGAAAAGAATCACCGTTATGATCCACCTGAAGGTCCTTCTGTTAAGGTGTTTGAGCAGGGGGATGACATTATCGACCGATTAAACATATTTTTCCAATTAGGGGAGTAG
- a CDS encoding ferric iron uptake transcriptional regulator — MEHRIEQIKKQLHAQSYKLTPQREATVRVLLEREEDHLSAEEIYLLVKELAPEIGLATVYRTLELLSELKIVDKINFGDGVSRYDLRKEGAEHFHHHLVCIECGSVEEIVEDLLEDVEKIVENDWGFQVKDHRLTFHGLCKQCQKASVQSATS, encoded by the coding sequence ATGGAACATCGAATTGAACAGATTAAAAAACAGCTCCATGCACAAAGCTATAAGCTTACTCCACAACGGGAAGCTACTGTCAGGGTATTGCTTGAACGTGAAGAAGATCACTTAAGTGCAGAGGAAATATACTTACTTGTTAAAGAACTGGCACCTGAAATCGGATTGGCGACGGTGTATCGAACATTAGAATTATTATCCGAATTAAAAATTGTCGATAAGATAAACTTTGGTGATGGTGTTTCCCGTTACGATCTTCGCAAAGAGGGTGCGGAACATTTTCATCACCATCTGGTCTGTATTGAATGCGGATCTGTTGAAGAAATTGTGGAGGATTTGCTTGAAGACGTTGAAAAAATCGTTGAAAATGACTGGGGATTTCAAGTTAAGGATCACCGTTTAACATTTCATGGACTTTGCAAGCAATGTCAGAAAGCATCTGTGCAGTCTGCAACATCATAA
- the spoIIM gene encoding stage II sporulation protein M, translated as MYTKRTLAVNHVKEHATIYLFMIILFLTGVIFGAIIVNSMSFGQKEGLFFYLERFFGQISGSGQIDNGEILKTSFLYHAKYLILLFILGLSVIGLPLVWVLIFLKGLVVGFSVGFIVNQLGAKGLLLASLSIAPQNFLIIPVYLIAGSMSMIFSLTLLGKLFSKKIPQPIFQPFGRYMMIFFLLFAASFVAASMEAFVANEAMEVLIQSFYK; from the coding sequence ATGTATACCAAACGAACTTTAGCAGTAAATCATGTAAAAGAACATGCGACCATTTATTTGTTTATGATTATTCTGTTCTTAACGGGTGTCATTTTCGGAGCAATCATTGTAAACAGTATGAGTTTTGGACAAAAGGAAGGGTTGTTTTTCTACCTGGAACGTTTTTTTGGACAAATTAGCGGGAGCGGGCAAATCGATAATGGTGAAATCTTAAAGACCAGCTTCCTATATCATGCCAAATATTTAATTTTACTGTTTATATTGGGGTTATCTGTTATTGGTCTTCCATTGGTATGGGTTCTCATATTCCTAAAGGGGCTTGTCGTGGGATTTTCCGTTGGATTTATTGTCAATCAGCTCGGGGCAAAGGGATTGCTGCTGGCATCATTATCAATCGCGCCGCAGAACTTTTTAATTATACCGGTCTATTTAATTGCCGGGAGCATGTCCATGATATTCTCATTGACGCTGCTTGGAAAACTGTTTTCAAAAAAGATTCCGCAGCCGATTTTTCAACCGTTTGGCCGTTATATGATGATCTTTTTCCTGCTTTTCGCTGCTTCATTCGTCGCAGCTTCCATGGAAGCATTTGTTGCAAATGAAGCAATGGAAGTTCTGATCCAATCATTTTATAAATGA
- a CDS encoding endonuclease Q family protein, translating to MLNSYFADMHIHIGRDMYNKPVKITGAKTLTLTNILIEASRNKGIHMTGVIDSHAPAVQEEIKQLIEAGKAYELADGGIQFEKVTLLPGSEIEVYDENCHGPIHVLCFFPTLQTIEAFTEWLTGRMKNVTLSSQRYYGSAKELQYKVKELSGLFIIAHAFTPFKSLYGKGVHQSLKEVFDPDLIDAIELGLSSDTTMADQIKELHDYTFVSNSDAHSLAKIAREYQEIIMEEPSFKEFEWALSNVNGRSIKQNFGMNPHLGKYHTTVCSQCLEPLSLDADQCHKCHSTKIIKGVYDRIQELSNADGSNVERPPYLYQVPLEYLPKLGPKTFEKLLSHFDTEMNVIHHVSFEDLKKVVPEKLAASIIRMREGKLEIRAGGGGRYGSVTS from the coding sequence ATGCTGAACTCATATTTTGCTGATATGCACATCCATATTGGGAGAGATATGTACAATAAACCGGTAAAGATAACCGGAGCCAAAACATTGACCCTTACCAATATTTTGATAGAAGCAAGCCGAAACAAGGGGATTCATATGACAGGAGTGATTGACAGTCATGCTCCGGCGGTACAGGAAGAGATAAAACAATTAATTGAAGCGGGGAAAGCCTATGAGCTGGCAGATGGGGGAATTCAATTTGAAAAGGTAACATTGCTGCCCGGTTCGGAAATTGAGGTATATGATGAAAATTGCCATGGACCTATTCACGTGCTTTGCTTTTTCCCGACACTTCAGACGATTGAAGCGTTTACAGAGTGGTTGACAGGAAGAATGAAAAACGTCACACTGAGTTCCCAGCGTTATTATGGTTCTGCTAAAGAACTGCAGTACAAAGTGAAAGAACTTTCCGGGCTGTTTATCATCGCCCATGCGTTTACCCCGTTTAAAAGTTTATACGGAAAAGGTGTTCATCAATCATTAAAAGAGGTATTTGATCCTGATTTGATTGATGCCATTGAACTCGGATTGAGTTCGGATACGACAATGGCTGATCAAATAAAGGAATTACATGACTATACATTTGTGTCGAATTCTGATGCGCATTCGCTTGCTAAAATCGCCAGGGAATATCAGGAAATTATCATGGAAGAGCCTTCTTTTAAAGAATTTGAATGGGCATTAAGCAATGTAAATGGGCGGTCCATCAAACAAAATTTCGGTATGAATCCGCATTTGGGAAAATATCATACAACAGTTTGCAGTCAATGTCTGGAGCCATTATCACTTGATGCAGATCAATGCCATAAGTGTCATTCCACTAAAATCATAAAAGGTGTGTATGACCGGATACAGGAATTGTCCAATGCCGACGGAAGCAATGTGGAGCGGCCGCCATATTTGTATCAGGTTCCATTGGAGTATCTGCCAAAGCTTGGTCCTAAAACATTTGAAAAGCTGTTATCCCATTTTGATACGGAAATGAATGTCATTCACCATGTTTCATTTGAGGATCTGAAAAAGGTTGTTCCTGAAAAACTAGCTGCCTCTATTATCCGGATGCGTGAAGGAAAGCTGGAAATAAGAGCTGGCGGGGGCGGCAGATACGGAAGTGTAACTTCCTGA
- a CDS encoding NUDIX hydrolase produces the protein MKKFEEKTIHTEQIYDGKVVKLQVDDVTLPDGKTAKRELIKHPGAVAIIPITKDRKIVFVEQYRKPLEKSLVELPAGKLEPGEKPEITAVRELEEETGYTTGSLQFIASFYTSPGFADELMYLYMTEELEPLKNAVSGDDDEFVELLELTLDEAKQYVREQRIHDAKTNYAILYLESLERM, from the coding sequence ATGAAAAAATTTGAAGAAAAAACAATCCATACAGAACAAATATATGATGGGAAGGTTGTTAAATTGCAGGTGGATGATGTGACGCTTCCAGATGGCAAAACAGCAAAACGTGAACTGATTAAGCATCCGGGTGCTGTAGCGATTATTCCGATTACCAAGGATAGAAAAATTGTCTTTGTTGAACAATATCGTAAACCATTGGAAAAATCACTGGTGGAACTGCCGGCTGGGAAACTCGAACCCGGTGAGAAACCCGAAATAACTGCAGTCCGTGAGCTGGAAGAGGAGACCGGCTATACAACGGGCAGTCTTCAATTTATAGCATCATTTTACACGTCGCCTGGTTTCGCGGATGAACTTATGTATCTCTATATGACAGAAGAACTGGAACCGCTGAAAAATGCAGTGTCAGGTGATGATGATGAATTTGTTGAATTGCTTGAACTGACGCTGGACGAGGCAAAGCAGTATGTACGGGAACAGCGCATTCATGACGCCAAAACAAATTATGCAATTTTGTATCTTGAATCACTGGAAAGGATGTAG
- a CDS encoding aldo/keto reductase — MKKNQLGQSDLYVSELTLGCMSLGTKQQKASNIIDAALDAGVNHLDTADLYDFGVNEELVGEAIKNRREQVILTTKVGNHFNKDKKDWFWDPSPDHIKNGVKDSLRRLKTDYIDFYMLHGGTIDDPIDESIEAFESLKQEGVIRAYGISSIRPNVIREYVKRSNIDGVMMQYNMLDRRPEEEILNLLHENRISVLARGPLAKGMLSNKAAEQINKKGQNGFLGYSYEELKTVNDKLTEHFGNDFLLNELALKYVLKSPAVATAVFGASSTGQVAENTAFNYSKTMTDETYEALQQITKAIQYANHR; from the coding sequence ATGAAAAAAAATCAACTTGGCCAATCAGATTTATATGTTTCTGAACTGACACTTGGATGCATGTCGCTTGGAACAAAGCAGCAAAAGGCCAGTAATATTATTGACGCTGCATTAGATGCTGGCGTTAACCATCTGGATACCGCTGATTTATATGATTTTGGTGTGAATGAGGAACTTGTTGGCGAGGCAATTAAAAACCGGCGGGAACAGGTTATTTTAACGACAAAGGTAGGCAATCATTTTAATAAGGACAAAAAAGATTGGTTTTGGGATCCGTCACCCGACCATATAAAGAACGGTGTAAAAGACAGTCTCCGTCGTCTTAAAACAGATTATATCGATTTTTATATGCTTCATGGCGGAACAATTGACGATCCCATCGATGAATCAATTGAGGCGTTTGAATCCCTTAAACAGGAAGGTGTTATTCGTGCATATGGCATTTCTTCCATTCGCCCCAATGTTATTCGTGAATACGTGAAACGATCCAATATCGATGGGGTTATGATGCAGTACAATATGCTGGACCGGCGTCCGGAGGAAGAAATACTGAATCTGCTGCATGAAAACCGTATCAGTGTGCTGGCTAGAGGACCACTTGCCAAAGGTATGCTCAGCAATAAAGCCGCTGAGCAGATTAACAAAAAAGGACAGAATGGATTTTTGGGTTATTCCTATGAAGAGCTTAAAACAGTTAACGATAAGCTGACCGAACACTTCGGGAATGACTTTTTGTTAAATGAACTGGCGTTGAAATACGTGCTCAAATCCCCTGCCGTTGCCACTGCTGTGTTTGGTGCAAGTTCAACCGGCCAGGTGGCGGAAAACACCGCCTTCAATTATTCCAAAACAATGACCGATGAAACGTATGAAGCCCTGCAGCAAATTACAAAAGCAATTCAATATGCAAACCATCGATAA